The following proteins are encoded in a genomic region of Ostrea edulis chromosome 7, xbOstEdul1.1, whole genome shotgun sequence:
- the LOC125656484 gene encoding uncharacterized protein LOC125656484 — MCDRDRKMFLLMLLITVLPELCDSGPDQECSFDIPTFTGSLGKYCEETLHSLNCSVGPRRNIDKDTTLQCKIKRMQGWDAYQKTLGNLSLCQYEDCEPAQLVSLEVARIKQRGYLDEVNSWPAIQLNFTVPKATTEKLFYTGGISLTFSSDSQMTNGDYNFDTRYRLLDFSNYSYSSPDNDKRYQRILSFPCFVGFHHDPCQSDNYKVYTLTLKSFSKFKTNEGRTPFTELSYNITIYDYYVYHPYKWKSTIAVAFFPGEKDVTFLFDPAPVSVTYYQVSLFNVNDNTTYRHEKIGQSTKHCFKDVMEGTYYITIMVISDEHDCSESCRLTKSHIFTVGNPNVMRTRVTYYDSSSSGNIRDIRLIFTAVGCGVVVGLVVLGVFCYYRWNTNKQIKKSGVYSVPKVLLVYSNTTPESCNIAFEFARFCKENLHTDILNDNIKHEMSISNDNKTSEHICSHWYSEKLSKSSAAIILWTPSYKPKEEDDRKNFDEFDIGVRLALNSKGEDDFKAMCVYFDEAHRKSIPTAIQTEARVFHFPNKSKKFCAYVLGHKISRHIPISKELSALICDLSLNTRSMGTKRKYASPHLDAMCDEETKDKNRTLEHDVRHEFVVSKSEETETHPLIPHDDLQKISPDIHTSIDSEKDSTSFERDIQCTNLRCTNQLCRCSETSHDVHRHVLSMTSPDSVSTLQLFGSGEIQNHEFLRRSSNDNSSAGTYSSYLSISHLKFKTMGSTPYDNSSQSSGYVCCKSISSASSSTHEYESIAPSRPTPHQYERLQPVEVDWDSISDSFKIHEDSKEDAHVHSETFSMSPLHTMSQHRTIDFESYSVSSESIRSSEIDLSQFT; from the exons CCAAGGAGAAATATTGATAAAGACACTACACTTCAATGCAAGATCAAAAGAATGCAAG GTTGGGATGCGTACCAGAAAACTCTGGGGAATTTAAGCCTATGTCAATACGAAGACTGTGAACCGGCCCAGCTTGTGTCGTTAGAAGTGGCCAGAATAAAACAAAGGGGATACCTTGATGAAGTAAATTCTTGGCCAGCTATCCAGCTTAACTTTACAGTACCGAAGGCTACAACGGAGAAGCTGTTTt atACCGGTGGGATTTCCTTGACCTTTAGCAGTGATTCACAAATGACCAATGGAGACTACAATTTTGATACGCGGTATAGACTGTTGGATTTTTCTAACTACAGTTATTCAAGTCCTGATAATGATAAAAGATATCAG AGAATTCTGAGTTTTCCGTGTTTTGTCGGATTCCATCACGACCCCTGCCAATCCGATAATTACAAAGTGTACACGTTAACATTGAAATCGTTTTCCAAATTCAAAACCAACGAAGGAAGAACTCCATTTACCGAATTATCCTACAACATCACGATATACGATTATTATG tttatcaTCCGTACAAGTGGAAATCCACCATCGCTGTTGCTTTCTTTCCGGGAGAAAAAGACGTGACGTTTTTGTTTGACCCAGCACCAGTATCAGTGACGTATTATCAAGTCTCGTTGTTTAACGTTAATGACAATACAACCTACAGGCATGAGAAGATTGGACAGTCAACTAAGCACTGTTTTAAGGACGTAATGGAGGGCACGTATTATATCACA ATAATGGTTATAAGTGACGAACACGATTGCTCAGAGAGTTGTAGATTAACGAAATCCCATATTTTTACTGTCGGAAATCCAAACGTTATGCGAACTAGGG TAACATATTACGACAGCAGTTCCTCGGGAAACATCAGAGATATCAGATTGATATTTACTGCCGTTGGGTGTGGCGTGGTAGTCGGTCTGGTGGTTCTTGGTGTTTTCTGTTACTATCGATGGAACACCAACAAACAGATAAAGAAATCAG GCGTGTACTCGGTTCCGAAGGTGCTCTTGGTATACTCCAATACAACACCAGAATCCTGTAATATAGCCTTCGAATTTGCCAGGTTTTGCAAGGAAAACCTCCACACAGATATCCTTAATGATAACATAAAGCATGAAATGTCTATTTCAAATGACAATAAAACTAGCGAACATATTTGCTCACACTGGTACAGTGAAAAACTATCAAAGTCATCGGCAGCAATTATTCTCTGGACGCCATCATATAAACCTAAAGAAGAGGATGATCGCAAAAACTTTGATGAATTTGATATTGGTGTCAGACTAGCTCTGAATTCAAAAGGTGAAGACGATTTCAAAGCCATGTGTGTCTACTTTGACGAAGCACACAGAAAATCAATCCCAACTGCCATCCAAACTGAGGCTCGTGTTTTTCATTTTCCTAATAAATCCAAGAAGTTTTGTGCGTATGTACTTGGCCACAAAATTTCACGACATATCCCCATCAGCAAAGAACTCAGTGCTCTTATTTGTGACTTGTCATTAAATACAAGATCTATGGGAACAAAACGTAAATATGCAAGTCCACATCTTGATGCCATGTGTGATGAGGAAACCAaagataaaaatagaacattaGAGCATGATGTACGACACGAATTCGTGGTCTCTAAATCAGAAGAAACTGAAACTCACCCTTTGATACCACATGacgatttacagaaaatatcacCAGATATCCACACATCAATTGATTCAGAAAAGGATTCGACTTCATTCGAGAGAGATATACAGTGCACAAATCTACGGTGCACAAATCAACTGTGTCGGTGTTCAGAAACGTCGCATGATGTACACAGACATGTACTATCCATGACGTCACCTGACAGCGTATCAACGTTGCAGTTGTTTGGCTCTGGTGAAATTCAAAATCATGAATTTCTACGGCGGAGCAGCAATGACAATTCAAGTGCAGGCACGTATTCAAGCTACTTAAGTATAtctcatttaaaattcaaaacaatggGGTCCACCCCATATGACAATTCCTCCCAGTCATCAGGGTACGTATGTTGTAAATCTATATCATCAGCTTCTTCATCAACACATGAATACGAAAGCATTGCTCCTTCACGCCCTACACCCCACCAATATGAACGACTACAACCTGTGGAGGTAGATTGGGACTCGATTTCGGACAGTTTCAAAATTCATGAAGATAGCAAAGAAGATGCTCATGTACACTCAGAAACATTTTCTATGAGTCCACTACATACAATGTCTCAACACCGAACAATTGACTTTGAAAGTTATAGCGTGTCCAGCGAAAGTATACGGAGTTCGGAGATTGATCTTTCTCAATTCACGTGA